Proteins found in one Polyangiaceae bacterium genomic segment:
- a CDS encoding thrombospondin type 3 repeat-containing protein, which yields MFDGATNKDHRAVIAAEAKDVVLVLRGGQPLYGDDALVADAAVGGQSCETLDVCGNAKRACVSKDTAGGATLAAVKTAGDAYAPLFSCNGPPPIEPTCIPLRPGEYTGAASSTDSDGDGVDDSADNCPQVFNPIRPLDQGKQGDADSDGKGDACDPCPTDAQDTCTPLDFDDIDGDGWANGVDNCPDTANPGQEDSDGDKKGDACDSCAAANPAFAACPLPVEAVRDKNNPQHPPVGATVTITDLYVTAVRPDTGSSRGYFAQTTSLKPFTGIAVFTASQSPGVAVGNKISVTGTYDEYFDLTEISSPVTTILDPGTTLPFGPIDITNPADIATGGTQAEGYESMLLKIGAVTVVNVNPDAPSDFDEFAVTGNLRIDDLIYPALDNTYAQGAAFTSITGILTYSFSNSKLLPRDAADIVP from the coding sequence ATCTTCGACGGCGCCACGAACAAGGACCACCGCGCGGTGATCGCCGCGGAGGCGAAGGACGTGGTCTTGGTGTTGCGGGGCGGTCAGCCGCTGTACGGCGACGACGCGCTGGTGGCGGACGCTGCCGTCGGCGGCCAGAGCTGCGAGACGCTGGACGTTTGCGGCAACGCCAAGCGCGCCTGTGTGTCCAAGGACACCGCGGGAGGCGCCACCCTCGCCGCCGTCAAGACCGCGGGCGACGCCTACGCGCCACTGTTCTCCTGCAACGGCCCACCCCCCATCGAGCCCACGTGCATCCCGCTGCGCCCCGGTGAGTACACCGGTGCGGCGAGCTCCACGGACTCCGACGGCGATGGCGTGGACGACTCCGCCGACAACTGCCCGCAGGTGTTCAACCCGATCCGCCCCCTCGACCAGGGCAAGCAGGGCGATGCCGACAGCGACGGCAAGGGCGACGCCTGTGACCCCTGCCCGACCGACGCGCAAGACACCTGCACTCCCCTCGACTTCGACGACATCGACGGCGACGGCTGGGCCAACGGCGTGGACAACTGCCCCGACACCGCCAACCCCGGGCAAGAAGACTCGGACGGCGACAAGAAGGGCGACGCTTGCGACAGCTGCGCTGCCGCCAACCCGGCCTTCGCTGCTTGTCCCTTGCCGGTGGAAGCGGTGCGCGACAAGAACAACCCGCAGCACCCGCCGGTGGGCGCCACCGTCACCATCACGGACCTGTACGTGACGGCCGTACGCCCGGACACGGGCAGCTCGCGCGGTTACTTCGCCCAGACCACGTCGCTCAAGCCGTTCACCGGCATCGCGGTGTTCACCGCCTCGCAGTCACCCGGCGTGGCCGTGGGCAACAAGATCAGCGTCACGGGCACCTACGACGAGTACTTCGATCTGACGGAGATCTCGAGCCCCGTGACCACCATCCTCGACCCGGGCACCACCCTGCCCTTCGGCCCCATCGACATCACCAATCCGGCGGACATCGCCACCGGCGGCACGCAGGCAGAAGGCTACGAGTCGATGTTGCTCAAGATCGGCGCCGTCACCGTGGTGAACGTCAACCCGGACGCCCCGAGTGACTTCGACGAGTTCGCCGTGACCGGGAATCTCCGCATCGACGATCTCATCTACCCCGCCCTGGACAACACCTACGCGCAGGGCGCCGCGTTCACGAGCATCACCGGCATCCTCACGTACTCGTTCAGCAACAGCAAGCTGCTGCCGCGGGACGCCGCCGACATCGTGCCGTAG
- a CDS encoding DUF962 domain-containing protein has protein sequence MDKRIETFDEFWPFYVREHKKKLTRQLHFVGTTAALACFAGGLITGRKLLLLAAPVAGYGPAWFSHFVIEKNRPATFKYPAWSLMADFVMWGKMIAGTMDTEVETVLAMEADERVADPDIRPNMATDGTIN, from the coding sequence ATGGACAAGCGGATCGAGACCTTCGACGAGTTCTGGCCGTTCTACGTGCGTGAGCACAAGAAGAAGCTCACCCGGCAGCTGCACTTCGTCGGCACTACGGCGGCGTTGGCCTGCTTCGCCGGCGGCCTCATCACGGGCCGCAAGCTCCTGCTGCTCGCCGCTCCCGTGGCGGGTTATGGCCCGGCTTGGTTCAGCCACTTCGTGATCGAGAAGAACCGCCCTGCCACGTTCAAGTACCCGGCCTGGAGTCTGATGGCGGACTTCGTGATGTGGGGGAAGATGATCGCGGGCACCATGGACACCGAGGTCGAGACGGTGCTGGCGATGGAAGCCGACGAGCGCGTCGCGGACCCGGACATCCGGCCCAACATGGCGACGGACGGCACCATCAACTGA
- a CDS encoding TlpA family protein disulfide reductase, translating to MEKLKPTSNVKQAWVLGLLVVIVSGLFGLIVLPRIGREKSAMEGLTAPDFALEVIHGGDPGNRIRLSDQIGKPVVMDFWASWCKPCREQAPIIDAFAKAHPDDVVTMGINTDDRREDAIAYAKSAGLSYPAVFDEGSKVASTYGVRALPTLVVIDTKGRIFKMHTRVTEREELEKMVADAKSR from the coding sequence ATGGAAAAGCTGAAACCAACCTCGAACGTCAAACAGGCGTGGGTCCTGGGGCTGCTCGTCGTGATCGTGAGCGGCCTGTTCGGACTGATCGTGCTACCCCGCATCGGGCGCGAGAAGAGCGCCATGGAGGGGCTCACGGCGCCGGACTTCGCCCTGGAGGTCATCCACGGCGGGGACCCGGGAAACCGCATTCGGCTCTCGGACCAGATCGGCAAGCCGGTGGTGATGGACTTCTGGGCCAGCTGGTGCAAGCCGTGCCGGGAGCAGGCACCCATCATCGACGCGTTCGCGAAGGCGCACCCGGACGACGTCGTGACCATGGGGATCAACACCGACGATCGCCGCGAAGACGCCATCGCTTACGCCAAGAGCGCGGGTCTTTCCTACCCGGCGGTGTTCGACGAGGGCTCCAAGGTCGCCTCCACCTATGGAGTGCGGGCGTTGCCCACGCTGGTGGTGATCGACACCAAAGGGCGCATCTTCAAAATGCATACCCGTGTCACGGAGCGGGAAGAGCTGGAGAAGATGGTCGCGGACGCCAAGTCGCGCTGA
- a CDS encoding HAMP domain-containing protein, protein MAASGRIRRRLALAIVLTALIPVLVAILLAESMVRQTAARFFVPEIGSRLDQSLGLYQELARAVKASMRNAASAISESAALRKAATDKDAAATQRELERVFPRYPSLVSLEVLDATGKRLAMVDRGYPLDEKKENKLEVVRPLAEREPDATTGDEAFEPETDGEEEEQAPPVPRVVAVFAADKARFEELGEMSQFVDTYKQVERRRESDEQSYVYAFAALLGITIVAAVGVGTLLARGVSSRLGELADATKRVGAGDLSIRVPEDGADEIADLAGAFNRMLGEVEASRARIEYLQRIGAWQEMARRLAHEIKNPLTPIQLAVQEVHRRYGGEDDKFRRLLDTTLEIVEDEVGTLRRLVSEFSSFARLPQAELEREDLADFLRDQRERISLLDEETESGELPRAVLPRGVELSFELLEDAAPVYLDRQMFRRALLNLVRNAGQAIAGTGRESGRVRVTLERDGDYLVLDVDDDGPGIPEEMRHTIFDPYVTTKTDGTGLGLAIVKKIVVEHGGSIAASESSLKGARIRVRLPEADSAAAQAMLEAREWQGPPSSTRASRSSEDSP, encoded by the coding sequence ATGGCCGCATCCGGTCGCATCCGGCGGCGTCTGGCCTTGGCGATCGTGCTCACGGCCCTGATCCCCGTCTTGGTTGCCATCTTGCTTGCCGAGAGCATGGTGCGGCAGACGGCTGCGCGCTTCTTCGTACCGGAGATCGGATCGCGGCTCGATCAGAGCTTGGGGCTGTACCAGGAGCTGGCGCGCGCGGTGAAGGCGTCCATGCGCAACGCGGCCAGCGCCATCTCGGAGAGCGCGGCGCTGCGCAAGGCGGCGACGGACAAGGACGCGGCGGCGACGCAGCGCGAGCTCGAGCGCGTGTTCCCGAGGTACCCGAGCCTGGTGTCGCTGGAAGTGCTGGACGCCACGGGCAAGCGCCTCGCGATGGTGGACCGCGGCTATCCGCTGGACGAAAAGAAGGAGAACAAGCTCGAGGTCGTGCGCCCGCTGGCGGAGCGCGAGCCGGACGCCACCACCGGGGACGAAGCCTTCGAGCCGGAAACGGACGGAGAAGAAGAAGAGCAGGCGCCGCCGGTGCCGCGGGTGGTGGCGGTGTTCGCTGCGGACAAGGCGCGCTTCGAGGAGCTCGGCGAGATGAGCCAGTTCGTCGACACCTACAAGCAGGTGGAGCGGCGGCGGGAATCGGACGAGCAAAGCTACGTGTATGCCTTTGCAGCGCTCTTGGGCATCACCATCGTGGCGGCGGTGGGGGTGGGAACACTGCTCGCACGGGGCGTTTCCTCGCGCCTGGGCGAGCTCGCGGACGCCACCAAGCGAGTGGGCGCGGGCGACCTCAGCATTCGTGTGCCGGAGGACGGCGCCGACGAGATCGCCGACCTGGCCGGTGCCTTCAACCGCATGCTGGGCGAGGTGGAAGCCAGCCGCGCCCGTATCGAGTACCTGCAGCGCATCGGCGCTTGGCAGGAGATGGCCCGGCGTTTGGCGCACGAGATCAAGAACCCGCTCACACCCATTCAGCTCGCCGTGCAGGAAGTGCACCGCCGCTACGGCGGGGAAGACGACAAGTTCCGGCGCTTGCTCGACACCACCCTGGAGATAGTGGAGGACGAAGTCGGAACCCTGCGACGCCTGGTGAGCGAGTTTTCGAGCTTTGCGCGGTTGCCTCAGGCGGAGCTCGAGCGCGAAGACCTGGCGGACTTCCTGCGCGACCAACGCGAGCGCATCTCGCTCTTGGACGAAGAGACCGAGAGCGGCGAGCTGCCTCGGGCGGTGCTGCCGCGCGGAGTGGAGCTTTCGTTCGAGCTCTTGGAGGACGCCGCGCCGGTGTATCTGGACCGCCAGATGTTCCGGCGCGCGCTCTTGAACCTGGTGCGGAACGCAGGACAAGCCATCGCCGGCACCGGACGCGAGAGCGGTCGGGTACGGGTTACGCTGGAGCGCGACGGGGACTATCTGGTGCTGGACGTGGACGACGATGGCCCGGGCATTCCCGAAGAAATGCGCCATACCATCTTCGATCCCTACGTCACGACGAAGACCGACGGCACTGGGCTCGGTTTGGCCATCGTGAAGAAAATCGTGGTAGAGCACGGCGGATCCATCGCCGCGTCGGAAAGCTCACTCAAAGGCGCTCGCATTCGCGTGCGCCTGCCGGAAGCTGACAGCGCGGCGGCCCAAGCAATGCTCGAAGCGCGGGAATGGCAGGGGCCTCCCTCTTCCACTCGGGCTTCTCGGTCCAGCGAAGATTCGCCCTGA
- a CDS encoding M18 family aminopeptidase, whose protein sequence is MSSATPLDRARDLVSFIDAAPSPYHAVAEVSGRLAARGFSELDEREAWQIEPGARHFVVRAGGTVVAFVAGQRPPSEAGFVVIGAHTDSPNLRVKPAPDITASGLRQVGVEVYGGVLWSTWLDRDLGIAGRVSLAGGGTRTVRFDRTMCRIPNVAIHLNREVNSGGLTLNAQNHLVPLSALQGKAESTRFSALLAEELGKTGDATKVEDVLGWDLCLFDMQPAAIGGAMNELILAPRLDNLASCHAALEALEAAGDAGNPTRVIALYDHEEVGSQSAAGAKSRFLRSVLERVAGAYPKAGDQAASRAFARSFLLSADMAHALHPNYSEKHDKQHAPALGKGPVIKVNANQSYATDGPGTGAFEAACREAGFSPQRFVSRNDMPCGSTIGPISAAAMGMRTLDVGNPMLSMHSCREMAAVADVDPMIRAMTVLLSAPALPAPRD, encoded by the coding sequence ATGTCCAGCGCGACCCCCCTCGACCGAGCCCGAGATCTCGTCTCTTTCATCGACGCCGCGCCGTCGCCCTACCACGCCGTCGCGGAGGTGAGCGGGCGCCTCGCGGCGCGCGGCTTCAGCGAGCTCGACGAGCGCGAGGCTTGGCAAATCGAGCCCGGAGCGCGGCATTTCGTGGTTCGCGCCGGGGGCACCGTGGTCGCCTTCGTTGCTGGGCAGCGCCCGCCGAGCGAGGCGGGTTTCGTGGTGATCGGCGCCCACACCGACTCCCCCAACCTGCGCGTGAAGCCGGCGCCGGACATCACCGCGTCGGGTCTCCGGCAAGTGGGCGTGGAGGTGTACGGCGGCGTGCTGTGGTCCACCTGGCTCGATCGCGATCTCGGGATCGCCGGCCGCGTCTCCCTGGCTGGTGGAGGCACGCGCACGGTGCGCTTCGATCGCACCATGTGCCGCATTCCCAACGTGGCGATTCACCTGAACCGCGAGGTCAACAGCGGCGGGCTCACGCTCAACGCTCAGAATCACCTCGTGCCCTTGAGCGCGCTGCAGGGCAAAGCGGAGAGCACCCGCTTTTCTGCATTGCTGGCCGAAGAGCTCGGCAAGACGGGCGACGCCACCAAGGTGGAGGACGTGCTCGGTTGGGACTTGTGCCTTTTCGACATGCAGCCCGCCGCCATCGGTGGCGCCATGAACGAGCTGATCCTCGCTCCGCGCCTCGATAACCTCGCTTCTTGTCACGCCGCCCTCGAAGCCCTCGAAGCGGCGGGCGACGCCGGCAATCCGACCCGGGTGATCGCCCTGTACGATCACGAGGAGGTCGGCAGCCAGAGCGCTGCCGGTGCCAAGTCTCGCTTTTTGCGCAGCGTGCTCGAGCGCGTGGCCGGCGCGTACCCCAAGGCCGGCGATCAGGCCGCGAGCCGGGCGTTCGCGCGCTCCTTCCTGCTCAGCGCCGACATGGCCCACGCCCTGCACCCGAACTACTCCGAGAAGCACGACAAGCAGCATGCCCCAGCGCTGGGCAAGGGCCCCGTGATCAAGGTGAACGCCAACCAGTCCTACGCTACCGACGGCCCGGGCACCGGCGCCTTCGAGGCGGCCTGTCGCGAAGCCGGCTTCTCGCCGCAACGCTTCGTGTCCCGCAACGACATGCCCTGCGGCAGCACCATCGGTCCCATCTCCGCTGCGGCCATGGGCATGCGCACGCTGGACGTGGGCAACCCCATGCTCAGCATGCATTCTTGCCGGGAGATGGCCGCCGTCGCCGACGTGGACCCGATGATCCGCGCCATGACGGTGCTGCTTTCCGCCCCCGCGCTGCCCGCTCCTCGGGACTGA
- a CDS encoding endo alpha-1,4 polygalactosaminidase produces MVGVGAVVFVLIALGACSDESSDAGSGGAAGTDAGVGGQSSGGSAGTSTGGSAGTSTGGSAGTSTGGSAGSGGSAGTNTGGSGGSGGPWSPKPGLSWQWQLTGTIDESVDVAMYDIDLFETPQATIASLQAKGRVVICYFSAGSREDWRPDAADFAAADYGKKLDNWPGENWLDVRSANVRAIMKKRLDLAVSKGCDGVEPDNVDGQSNDTGFPLTKQDQLDYDGFLATEAHARGLSVGLKNALELVPDLVSQFDWALNEECLSFSECNLLKPFLDAQKAVFHVEYVDQSSQGAQKQQSVCGNATITGFSTLIKTWDLDAWRLPCP; encoded by the coding sequence ATGGTCGGGGTCGGTGCCGTGGTGTTCGTCCTGATCGCCCTGGGAGCCTGCTCCGACGAGAGCAGCGACGCAGGCAGCGGCGGAGCCGCCGGCACGGATGCTGGCGTGGGCGGCCAGAGCAGCGGCGGCAGCGCGGGAACGAGCACCGGCGGTAGCGCGGGAACGAGCACCGGCGGCAGCGCGGGAACGAGCACCGGCGGCAGCGCCGGCTCCGGCGGCAGCGCGGGAACGAACACCGGCGGCAGCGGCGGCTCCGGCGGGCCCTGGAGCCCCAAGCCCGGCCTGAGCTGGCAGTGGCAGCTCACCGGCACCATCGACGAGAGCGTCGACGTCGCCATGTACGACATCGACCTGTTCGAAACGCCCCAAGCGACCATCGCCTCGTTGCAGGCCAAGGGCCGCGTGGTGATCTGCTACTTCTCCGCCGGCAGCCGCGAAGACTGGCGCCCCGACGCCGCAGACTTCGCCGCCGCCGACTACGGCAAGAAGCTCGACAACTGGCCCGGCGAAAACTGGCTCGACGTCCGTTCCGCCAACGTCCGCGCGATCATGAAGAAGCGACTGGATCTGGCCGTCAGCAAGGGCTGCGACGGCGTGGAGCCCGACAACGTCGACGGTCAATCGAACGACACCGGCTTCCCCCTCACCAAGCAGGACCAGCTCGACTACGACGGCTTCTTGGCCACCGAGGCCCACGCTCGCGGTCTCTCCGTCGGTCTCAAGAACGCTCTCGAGCTGGTGCCGGATCTGGTGAGCCAGTTCGACTGGGCGCTGAACGAGGAATGCTTGAGCTTCTCCGAGTGCAACCTGCTGAAGCCGTTTCTGGACGCGCAGAAGGCAGTGTTCCACGTGGAGTACGTGGACCAGTCGTCCCAGGGCGCTCAGAAGCAGCAGAGCGTGTGCGGTAACGCGACGATCACGGGCTTCTCCACGCTGATCAAGACGTGGGACCTCGACGCCTGGCGCCTTCCGTGTCCGTAG